CGCGGCGACGATTTAGTGCAGGGTGTGCTCGCACTGGTGGATGAACATCGCCCATTGCATCTCTCTCTGGTTGGGGGTGATCCGCTGGTGCGCCATCGTGAAGTCACGCGCCTTCTCCCGTTGCTTGAGGATCGCGGCATTCACGTCCAGGTGGTAACCAGCGCGTTCCGGCAGATTCCGGAGGAATGGGCGCGCATGCAGCGGTTAAACATCGTGGTCTCCATCGATGGACAGCAGCCCGAGCACGATCAGCGCCGCAAACCGGCCACTTATGCCCGGATTCTCGAAAGCATCCGTGGTCATCAGGTGACCGTGCATTGCACCATCACCGGCCAGATGATGAAGCGCGACTCATACCTTCACGACTTCATTCAATTCTGGAGCGCAAAACCGGAAATCCGCAAGATCTGGATGAGCATGTTTACGCCCCAGGTCGGCGCTACCGGGCCGGAGATTCTTACCGCCGAAGAACGCATTCAGGCCGTCAATGATCTGCTTCGTCTGCGGCGGGTCTTTCCCAAACTGGACATGCCGGAAGGCCTCATTCAGGAATTTCTGCAGCCGCCTGAATCGCCGGAAACGTGCATTTTTGCGCAGACCACCCATACCATTTCCGCCGACCTGAAGAGCAAGATTACGCCCTGCCAGTTCGGCGGTAATCCGGATTGCTCGCAGTGCGGCTGTTTTGCTTCCATGGGCCTGGCGGCGGTGGGCAATTACAAACTCGGACTAGGCGTTACAGCAGGCGATATTTACTGGGCTTCAAACACTATCAGCAGGGCTTTGCCGCGCAAGAAGCGCGCAGCATAAGAAAAGATTTTCGCAGGTACCCACTTGGAAGGTGCAGTGATGAGCAATTTCAGGGAACTGATCAAATCCACCACGGCGCCATTTGCCGGCAAGGCAACTCGCGCGGAGCGCAAGCTGCGCCGGGACCTTGCACGCTTCGGCAAGATGCTCCATGCCAACGGCTTTGTGGCCGCCACGGATGGCAATCTCTCCGTCCGGCTCGATGAAGACCGCGTGCTGGTTACGCCAACCTGTTTCAGCAAGGGCATGATGCGCCCGCAAGACATGGTTGTCGTTGATCTTCATGGCAAGAAGCTGAGCGGCACCTACAATCCATCGAGCGAAATCGTGATGCATCTCACCATTTACCGCATGCGCCCTGACGTAGGCGCCGTGGTCCATGCTCATCCCTGCACCGCCACCGGCTTTGCTTCCGCAGGCATTGCCCTGGACGAACCGCTCTGCTCGGAAATTGTGATCACGCTTGGCGCCGTTCCGCTTGCGCCTTACGCCACCACCGGGACCATGGAACTGAGCGACTCGCTGCGGCCTTTTATCCCCTTCCATAACGCCATCCTCATGGCGAACCATGGCGTTGTTACCTATGGCGAAAATCTCTGCCAGGCCTATATGAGAATGGAAGCCGTGGAACACTACGCCAAGATCGTCATGACCACGCGCCAACTCGGCACCGCCCGCTCCCTGGGCAGCCACGAGCTGGAAAAACTCTTCGAGGTGCGGTCGCAGTACGTTAAGAACGGACATTGACCACGCGCCAGCATAGTTGATCCCATGATTACTTCGGGGAGGTAGTAAAGGAACGGGTGTAACCTTGGGTCCAATCAGGTTTTGTCATTCAGCGTCCAGGAATCACAGCCCTGCATTTCACGGATAGCCTTCCACAGTAATAAAATATTCCGAGTGCGCCAGCCTTTTATCTGGCGCCGATCCACCATGTCCAAGTCCGGTTCCACCGCCAAAAATCCACGGCGCAACAAACCACCCCGCATTTTTGGTGAGGGGGAAATGGCCGAACTGACGCGACGTTTTGACTGGAGTAAGACTCCTGTTGGGCCCATCGCTACATGGCCAGACACTTTGCTCACCACCGTGAACCTGCTTTTGGCGACGCGGCATCCCATGTTCCTGTGGTGGGGACCGGAGCTGATCCAGTTCTATAACGATGGCTACCGCCCCAGCATCCGCGAGGACAAGCACCCGAAAGCGCTCGGCCAGCGCGGCACGGAATGCTGGCCGGAGATATGGCACATAATCGGCCCGCAGATTGAAGGGGTGATGACCAAAGGCGAGGCAACGTGGCATCGCAATGCGCTCGTCCCGATTCATCGCAACGGTAAGCTGGAAGATGTTTACTGGACCTATAGCTACAGCCCGGTGCGCGATCGTGAGGGAAACATTCTTGGCACGCTGGTTACCTGCAGTGAGACAACGGAAGAAGTTCTGGGCGAACGCCGCTTGCGCCAGAGTGAAGCGCGCTTTCGGCGATTAGTAGAAGAGGCCAACGTTGGTTTTGTGATCGGCGACCTGGCCGGAAATCTTACTTATCTCAATCCCACCATGTTGAAGCTGCTGGGCTACAGCGCGGAAGAGGTCAATACGGGGGCCATCCGGTGGAGCGATCTCACCCCGCCCGAATATGCTCAGGTGGATGCGCGCGCGGTGGAGGAATTGCGTCGGTTTGGCGTTGCCCAGCCGTATGAAAAGGCCTTTATTGCCAAAGACGGACGAAAGATTCCTCTGCTCGTAGGCGCGGCCATGCTGGCTGAAACCGAAGGACGAACGCAGGAAGTGGCGGCCTTTACCGCCGACCTGAGCGAACTCAAGCGCGCGGAAAAAGCCTTGCGGCAGACGGAAAAGCTCGCCGTGGTGGGAAGGCTGGCCAGCTCCATTGCGCATGAAATCAATAATCCGCTTGAGGCCGTAACCAACCTGCTGTATCTCATCGCCAGTGAGGACCTTCCAGAGACGCTGACCAAATATGTCCGCATGGCCCAGCAGGAATTAGCCAGGGTCGCCAACATCACAACGCAGACGCTGCGTTTCCACCGGCAGTCCACCAATCCCAGAACGGCTTCTATGTCACATATCCTGGATGGCGTGCTCGCTCTGTTCCAGGGCCGCTTACGTAATGCGGACATTACCGTGGAGAAGCAATTTGGCAATGCCAGCCCCGTGATGTCCTATGAAGGCGACCTGCGGCAGGTCTTTACCAACTTGTTGAGCAATGCCATTGACGCCACGGCGCCGGGCGGAAAGATTATTGTTCGCGAAAGAGACGTTACTGACTGGCGATCAGGCAAACGAGCAGTGCGCGTGACCATCGCCGACACAGGGCATGGCATGTCCGCGGAAACTCGCAAGATGATTTTCGATCCCTTCTTTACCACCAAGGGCATCACCGGGACCGGACTCGGCTTGTGGGTAAGCGCTGAAATCTTGAATAAACACGGCGCGAAGATCCGCGTCCGCAGCAGCCGGAAGCAGCCCGGACAAGGCACCGTGTTCTCTATTCTTTTCCGCGCTGATGGTGTCGCTGCCAGGGAAGCGCTGGCGGATGTTGCGGAGAAGCGTTCTGCATAATGCCTATTGCGTGAAATCGCTGTCGTTGTCGGCGGGACGCCCGTAGCCGTCGTAGATTCCATTAAATTTCGCCGCTAGATCTTCCATCTCAGGAAAGACGTCGCTCAAATCCTCATCTCCTCTTGCGGGTTGCGTCGCTAATACCAGCCAGTCTCGATCATCAGCGCCAAGGTCGACCATCCCCGCGCCCGGAGTTGTTCGGCTGCCATCTCAGCATCAGAGCTTCTGGGAAAATATAGAAAGTGCTCAATGTATTCCGGGAACTCCTCGCTCGCTATATACCCGTTCTCAAATGTGTTTCCGTTTGTCATGCGCCCTCAATCACCGCCCCGCCTCATTCTTATAAACCCTTCCGCCCTTCATCACGAACACCACTTTGCGCACGGCTGTAATGTCCTTCAGCGGATCTCCATCCACGGCGGTGATGTCGGCCTGCATGCCGGGCGCGATTGTTCCAATTTCATTCTGCATATTCAGCGACTCGGCGGCGCGTGAATTTGCCGCCACCAGCGCGTCCATGGGATCTTCTCCCGCCTGCACGCGATCGATAAATTCTTCAGCGTTGCGTCCGTGCGCTCCCGCTACCGCGTCGGTGCCAAAGACGATTTTCAGGTTCTTCGTCGCCAGCGCATGCTTGAACATCTCCGCAATTACCGGCAGGACTTCCTGCATCTTGGCAAAGCCTTCTTCCGTGTAGCTGCCGCTGCCCAGAAACTTCTGCTTGTTCTCCAGATAGTTGTGAATCACCAGGCCCACTTGTGGGTCGAAAAACGTTCCGTGTTGCGCCATTGCGTCCAGGTCTTCCTGCGTTGCGTAGGTTCCGTGCTCCACTTCAGTGCAGCCTGCGTTCGCCGCCGCGCGCACCGCATCGCGATAGGCGTGGACCAGCGTCCGCAGCCCCTGCGCCTTGGCCTCAGAGCACGCGGCCTGAAGCTGCTCGTCGCTCAGCGTTCGCGTGCCGCCCTGCCGTATGCTGCGCGAAGCAAAAATCTTTACCAGGTCAGCGCCATCGGCCTTGAGTTTGCGCACGGTTTCGCGAATCTGCTCCGGCGTAAGCTTTGGGTCTTCAATCGGCTCCAGTGACGTCAGAAGCCGTGGCCCGGGCAGGCTTCCACTCTCGAGCGCCGTGCGCAGGTCTTTATCCTCGGGTGATCCCACGCTTTGAATCGTCGTGAACCCGGCCATGAGCGTGGCATAGGCGTTCTCTGCGGCGGCCAGCGCAGCCTGATACGGCGTCTCGCTCTTATCTTCTATGCGTCCGTTGGGACCAAAGTGCCACGTAATGTGATCGTGCAGATCGATCCATCCCGGCATCACGGTCATGTGGGAGAGATCGTACGCGGACGCTCCGGGAATGCGCTGGTCTTTGGCGTTCGGCTCAACGCGAACGATCTTACCCGCCTGCACCACGATCAGCACATTGTGCAACGTGTGGCCCTTGCCATCGAGCAGCGTTCCGGCGCGCAGGACGATCGTCCTCTGCGGCTGGGCGAGTGAACAGAGAGAAAGCGAAAGAAGAACAGTAAGAACCACGAGCTGTTTTGTTCGCATAGGCATGATTGAATCCCGGCTTCGCATTGTATCGAATGTCCCAGGCAGTGGGTATTTATTCCCCAGGCAGCTGAAAAGCAACTGAGAATAATCAACGGCTTAGAGGCTATCTGACTTTGGATACCTCCGTGCATGTAATGGTAAGCGTCCTCCCCGCGTGGTAGCGGCTGATTACGTTGGTTGATGTACCTGTGTGGATTGCTAATAGCCAGCGGAATCGCAAAGAATGCCGGAAAAGATATCCGTATTTGGAGGCACATGAAAGCTTTTTCGTTCAAACTTTTTGCTATCGCACTTCTAGCAACCGGGACTTCTCTGTTTGTTCAGGGCCAGACACAACCTTCGCAGCCGGTCCATCCGCAGCTTGAATCGGAGAAGGGCATCACGGGCTTCGAATCGTTCCAGGGAACCATCAACAGTGACAACCGTGTGTTCAAGATCGATTCCAACCTGGGTTGGGATTTCAACAAACACTTTGGCGTGTTTGCCGGCGTGCCCGTTTATTTCGCCAGCGTTCCGGCCAGCACGACTACAACCGGAAACACCACCACCGCAACTCCAAGCTCCAGCAACAGCGGGATCGGCAACGTTTATATGGGCTTTACCATGAAAGCGCCCAATCCCAGTCTCGATTACGCCAGCGCGGTCACGGTTTCTGCGCCCACCGGCAGCACCGCCAATGGCTTCAGCACCGGGCGCGTCGGCGCGGACTGGACGAACCGTTTTGAGCATACCTTTGACCGGCTCACTCCTTTCTTTGAAGGTGGCCTGAGCAACACCGTGCCGGACGCGACTTTTC
The Terriglobia bacterium genome window above contains:
- a CDS encoding amidohydrolase family protein, encoding MRTKQLVVLTVLLSLSLCSLAQPQRTIVLRAGTLLDGKGHTLHNVLIVVQAGKIVRVEPNAKDQRIPGASAYDLSHMTVMPGWIDLHDHITWHFGPNGRIEDKSETPYQAALAAAENAYATLMAGFTTIQSVGSPEDKDLRTALESGSLPGPRLLTSLEPIEDPKLTPEQIRETVRKLKADGADLVKIFASRSIRQGGTRTLSDEQLQAACSEAKAQGLRTLVHAYRDAVRAAANAGCTEVEHGTYATQEDLDAMAQHGTFFDPQVGLVIHNYLENKQKFLGSGSYTEEGFAKMQEVLPVIAEMFKHALATKNLKIVFGTDAVAGAHGRNAEEFIDRVQAGEDPMDALVAANSRAAESLNMQNEIGTIAPGMQADITAVDGDPLKDITAVRKVVFVMKGGRVYKNEAGR
- a CDS encoding radical SAM protein, with translation MKTSEVIQAWKSVLSGRRPSLAIEITRECPLRCPGCYAYEDGHVGGVNLRQLQDKRGDDLVQGVLALVDEHRPLHLSLVGGDPLVRHREVTRLLPLLEDRGIHVQVVTSAFRQIPEEWARMQRLNIVVSIDGQQPEHDQRRKPATYARILESIRGHQVTVHCTITGQMMKRDSYLHDFIQFWSAKPEIRKIWMSMFTPQVGATGPEILTAEERIQAVNDLLRLRRVFPKLDMPEGLIQEFLQPPESPETCIFAQTTHTISADLKSKITPCQFGGNPDCSQCGCFASMGLAAVGNYKLGLGVTAGDIYWASNTISRALPRKKRAA
- a CDS encoding class II aldolase/adducin family protein, producing the protein MSNFRELIKSTTAPFAGKATRAERKLRRDLARFGKMLHANGFVAATDGNLSVRLDEDRVLVTPTCFSKGMMRPQDMVVVDLHGKKLSGTYNPSSEIVMHLTIYRMRPDVGAVVHAHPCTATGFASAGIALDEPLCSEIVITLGAVPLAPYATTGTMELSDSLRPFIPFHNAILMANHGVVTYGENLCQAYMRMEAVEHYAKIVMTTRQLGTARSLGSHELEKLFEVRSQYVKNGH
- a CDS encoding PAS domain S-box protein, whose product is MAELTRRFDWSKTPVGPIATWPDTLLTTVNLLLATRHPMFLWWGPELIQFYNDGYRPSIREDKHPKALGQRGTECWPEIWHIIGPQIEGVMTKGEATWHRNALVPIHRNGKLEDVYWTYSYSPVRDREGNILGTLVTCSETTEEVLGERRLRQSEARFRRLVEEANVGFVIGDLAGNLTYLNPTMLKLLGYSAEEVNTGAIRWSDLTPPEYAQVDARAVEELRRFGVAQPYEKAFIAKDGRKIPLLVGAAMLAETEGRTQEVAAFTADLSELKRAEKALRQTEKLAVVGRLASSIAHEINNPLEAVTNLLYLIASEDLPETLTKYVRMAQQELARVANITTQTLRFHRQSTNPRTASMSHILDGVLALFQGRLRNADITVEKQFGNASPVMSYEGDLRQVFTNLLSNAIDATAPGGKIIVRERDVTDWRSGKRAVRVTIADTGHGMSAETRKMIFDPFFTTKGITGTGLGLWVSAEILNKHGAKIRVRSSRKQPGQGTVFSILFRADGVAAREALADVAEKRSA
- a CDS encoding ribonuclease E inhibitor RraB, producing the protein MTNGNTFENGYIASEEFPEYIEHFLYFPRSSDAEMAAEQLRARGWSTLALMIETGWY